A portion of the Streptomyces platensis genome contains these proteins:
- a CDS encoding rodlin codes for MKKMMAGAAVAASLVGMTAAAAPQAMAIGDDHGTSTVNGNGSKSIYGNSTTRGNLSTQLGLVQGSLNDLCLGLPKVNVAALLAQDVNVLSSPQNQQCVENSSQAKGDEALSHIVDDIAVLSGNGVANR; via the coding sequence ATGAAGAAGATGATGGCGGGCGCGGCGGTTGCGGCGTCGCTCGTGGGAATGACCGCGGCGGCCGCGCCGCAGGCCATGGCGATCGGCGACGATCACGGCACGTCCACGGTCAACGGCAACGGTTCCAAGTCGATTTACGGCAACTCCACCACGCGCGGCAATCTGAGCACCCAGCTCGGGCTCGTGCAGGGCTCCCTGAACGACCTCTGCCTGGGCCTGCCGAAGGTCAACGTGGCGGCGCTCCTCGCCCAGGACGTCAACGTGCTCTCGTCGCCGCAGAACCAGCAGTGCGTCGAGAACTCGAGCCAGGCCAAGGGCGACGAGGCGCTGTCGCACATCGTGGACGACATCGCGGTGCTGTCCGGCAACGGGGTTGCCAACCGCTGA
- a CDS encoding chaplin, with protein MRQSLKACVFVAAASGVIGATGSAAYADAGAGGGARNSPGVLSGNSIQVTVDTPVNACGNSVDAGAALNPAMGNACGNGAPPAPALRQAPPVQHAPVAQPPAGAEQAPGVHWTAPEREHRAEPARRPVPERVERPVTAPEQHAPGPVAGHVRGPAPRPAQQEERVDAVARAGASAGSALLAATGADELGAVAAVGGGLLVGGALLLRRSRTRRR; from the coding sequence ATGCGACAGAGCCTGAAGGCGTGTGTGTTCGTGGCGGCCGCGTCGGGTGTGATCGGTGCGACCGGCAGCGCGGCGTACGCGGATGCCGGAGCCGGCGGAGGAGCGAGGAACTCTCCCGGAGTGCTGTCCGGGAACAGCATCCAGGTGACCGTGGACACGCCGGTCAACGCGTGCGGCAATTCGGTCGACGCGGGTGCGGCGCTGAACCCGGCCATGGGCAACGCGTGCGGGAACGGCGCGCCGCCCGCACCGGCCTTGCGCCAGGCGCCGCCGGTGCAGCACGCTCCGGTGGCCCAGCCGCCGGCGGGCGCGGAGCAGGCGCCGGGCGTGCACTGGACGGCCCCGGAGCGGGAGCACCGCGCGGAGCCGGCGCGGCGACCGGTCCCGGAGCGGGTCGAGCGCCCTGTCACGGCGCCGGAGCAGCACGCGCCGGGGCCTGTGGCGGGGCACGTGCGCGGGCCCGCCCCGCGGCCCGCACAGCAGGAGGAGCGGGTGGACGCGGTGGCGCGGGCCGGGGCGTCGGCGGGTTCCGCGCTGCTGGCGGCCACGGGAGCGGATGAGCTGGGCGCGGTGGCGGCGGTCGGCGGCGGGCTGCTGGTGGGCGGGGCGCTGCTGTTGCGCCGGTCCCGTACGCGCCGCAGATGA
- a CDS encoding nitrilase-related carbon-nitrogen hydrolase: MLIALAQTDCVLGEVEENLDIAREQIEQAAAQGADLVVFPELSLHGYHLGALHRDASLEASDPRLLELSTRGPDVLVGFHEHTSLRAYNTAAHYAAGELVHAHRKLYLPNYLAWEERKHVSPGQSLRAYELKRDRSGGRGATLVCNDAWQPALPWLAVQDGAEVLFVPTNSAASLDPEAMDTGLYWDTLLSYTAKMCQCWVVFVNRVGNEHGAAFWGGSRVVDPRGAVVAQAPKWEPALVAVEIDLAEARRQRRAVPLVAEARLGLIDREVRRLIDEGGDH; the protein is encoded by the coding sequence ATGCTCATTGCGCTGGCGCAGACCGACTGTGTGCTGGGTGAGGTGGAGGAGAACCTCGATATCGCCCGCGAGCAGATCGAGCAGGCGGCGGCGCAGGGCGCGGACCTGGTCGTCTTCCCCGAACTGAGCCTGCACGGCTATCACTTGGGCGCACTGCACCGCGATGCGTCCCTGGAGGCGAGCGACCCCCGGCTGCTGGAGCTCAGCACCCGCGGCCCCGATGTGCTGGTCGGCTTCCACGAGCACACCAGTCTGCGGGCGTACAACACCGCGGCCCACTACGCGGCCGGTGAGCTGGTGCACGCACACCGCAAGCTGTATCTCCCCAACTACCTGGCGTGGGAGGAGCGCAAGCACGTCAGCCCGGGGCAGTCCCTGCGGGCGTACGAGCTGAAGCGGGACCGGAGCGGCGGCCGGGGAGCCACGCTGGTCTGCAATGACGCCTGGCAGCCGGCGCTGCCGTGGCTGGCGGTGCAGGACGGCGCCGAGGTGCTGTTCGTGCCGACCAACAGCGCGGCGAGCCTGGACCCGGAGGCGATGGACACCGGCCTCTACTGGGACACCCTGCTGTCCTATACAGCGAAGATGTGCCAGTGCTGGGTGGTCTTCGTGAACCGGGTGGGCAATGAGCACGGGGCGGCGTTCTGGGGCGGCTCGCGGGTGGTGGACCCGCGGGGTGCCGTGGTGGCGCAGGCGCCCAAGTGGGAGCCCGCGCTGGTCGCCGTGGAGATCGATCTCGCCGAGGCGCGGCGGCAGCGGCGCGCGGTGCCGCTGGTCGCCGAGGCCCGGCTGGGCCTGATCGACCGCGAGGTGCGGCGACTGATCGACGAGGGCGGCGACCACTGA
- the tatA gene encoding Sec-independent protein translocase subunit TatA — MLRNAFEPWHLILIIAVLVLLFGSKKLPDMARGLGRSMRILKSEARALQDDKRPEAPRTAEAPRQESAARH, encoded by the coding sequence GTGCTCCGCAACGCCTTCGAACCCTGGCATTTGATCCTGATCATCGCGGTCCTGGTACTGCTCTTCGGCTCGAAGAAGCTGCCCGACATGGCGCGCGGCCTGGGCCGCTCGATGCGCATCCTCAAGTCCGAGGCGCGGGCCCTCCAGGACGACAAGCGGCCCGAGGCGCCCCGTACGGCCGAGGCACCCCGCCAGGAATCCGCCGCCCGGCACTGA
- the rpsN gene encoding 30S ribosomal protein S14: MAKQSKIAKNEKRRATVARYAARRAVLKTLIRSPHTPEEERTAARRELSRQPRDASATRVRNRDSVDGRPRGYFRAFGLSRVRLREQAHAGYLPGVRKSSW; this comes from the coding sequence ATGGCCAAGCAGAGCAAGATCGCCAAGAACGAGAAGCGCCGCGCGACGGTCGCCCGCTACGCGGCCCGGCGCGCCGTCCTCAAGACCCTCATCCGCAGCCCGCACACACCGGAGGAGGAGCGCACCGCCGCCCGCCGCGAGCTGTCCCGCCAGCCGCGGGACGCCAGCGCCACCCGGGTACGCAACCGCGACAGCGTCGACGGCCGCCCGCGCGGCTACTTCCGCGCCTTCGGCCTGTCCCGCGTACGGCTGCGCGAACAGGCCCACGCGGGCTATCTGCCGGGCGTCCGCAAGTCCAGCTGGTAG
- the rpmB gene encoding 50S ribosomal protein L28, producing the protein MSAHCQLTGRSPGFGNAVSHSHRRTPRRFDLNIQRKRYWLQSEGRHIRLTLSAKGIRTVDTIGIEAAVARIRARGGKV; encoded by the coding sequence GTGTCCGCCCACTGCCAGCTGACCGGCCGCTCGCCGGGCTTCGGCAACGCCGTCTCCCACTCGCACCGCCGCACCCCCCGCCGCTTCGACCTCAACATCCAGCGCAAGCGCTACTGGCTTCAGAGCGAGGGCCGGCACATCCGGCTCACCCTGAGCGCCAAGGGCATCAGGACCGTGGACACGATCGGGATCGAGGCGGCCGTCGCCCGTATCCGCGCCCGGGGAGGAAAGGTCTGA
- the rpmG gene encoding 50S ribosomal protein L33, whose product MARNELRPVVKLRSTAGTGYTYVTRKNRRNDPDRLELRKYDPVAGRHVAFREER is encoded by the coding sequence ATGGCCCGCAACGAACTACGCCCGGTCGTCAAGCTCCGGTCCACCGCCGGCACCGGCTACACCTACGTGACCCGCAAGAACCGCCGTAACGACCCCGACCGCCTGGAACTGCGCAAGTACGACCCGGTGGCCGGCCGGCACGTCGCCTTCCGAGAGGAGCGCTGA
- a CDS encoding type B 50S ribosomal protein L31: MKPGIHPAYGPVVFRDRAADYAFLTRSTATSEKTVEWEDGNTYPVIDVEISSASHPFYTGTARVLDTAGRVERFERRYGKRAR, from the coding sequence GTGAAGCCTGGAATCCACCCCGCCTACGGGCCCGTCGTCTTCCGCGACCGGGCCGCCGACTACGCCTTTTTGACCCGCTCGACCGCGACCAGCGAGAAGACGGTCGAGTGGGAGGACGGGAACACCTATCCCGTCATCGACGTCGAGATCTCCTCGGCGAGCCACCCCTTCTACACGGGCACCGCCCGGGTGCTGGACACCGCGGGCCGCGTCGAGCGGTTCGAGCGCCGTTACGGCAAGCGGGCCCGCTGA
- a CDS encoding CobW family GTP-binding protein yields MERLNVVLVGGLHDDARRAAVERLLRTVPGSVALHHDLASAAEGTVRRTVRDAGGTLDTGDAPLVNDCACCALREDLVPELERLAAGRTCRLAIVELWDSVEPKAMAEVITACGSDNLALTGVLTAVDPALLLPYLSCGDDLAEAGLAAAASDQRTVADTWARQLEYAPVLAIATGEEPAEPADLALLGQLHPMAHQVPVESGELAAAALAGFDVAAAADRQHPACALLPQEADAEGVGTLVWRRARPFHPERLYAALEDLTCAAARSRGRFWLADRPDTLLSWDAAGGALCVENAGPWLAALPDAAWEMVPPMRRAAAALDWHPEHGDRTQHLVFTSPGLDREGLRSLLDSCLLTDAEFAGGPPAWKSLPPAFDALLDPVS; encoded by the coding sequence ATGGAGCGGCTCAACGTCGTGCTGGTGGGCGGCCTGCACGACGACGCGCGGCGGGCCGCCGTCGAGCGGCTGCTGCGGACCGTCCCCGGCAGCGTCGCCCTCCACCACGACCTCGCCTCGGCCGCCGAAGGCACCGTGCGGCGCACCGTCCGGGACGCGGGCGGCACGCTCGACACCGGGGACGCGCCGCTGGTCAACGACTGCGCCTGCTGTGCGCTGCGCGAGGACCTGGTGCCCGAGCTGGAGCGGCTGGCGGCCGGCCGGACCTGCCGGCTGGCGATCGTCGAACTGTGGGACTCGGTCGAGCCCAAGGCGATGGCCGAAGTGATCACCGCCTGCGGCAGCGACAACCTCGCACTGACCGGTGTGCTCACCGCCGTCGACCCGGCGCTGCTGCTGCCCTACCTGAGCTGCGGCGACGACCTCGCCGAGGCGGGCCTCGCCGCCGCGGCCTCCGACCAGCGCACGGTCGCCGACACCTGGGCGCGGCAGCTGGAGTACGCGCCGGTGCTGGCGATCGCGACGGGGGAGGAGCCGGCGGAGCCCGCCGACCTGGCGCTGCTCGGCCAGCTGCACCCGATGGCACACCAGGTCCCGGTGGAATCCGGGGAGTTGGCGGCCGCCGCGCTGGCCGGGTTCGATGTGGCCGCGGCCGCTGACCGTCAGCACCCGGCCTGTGCGCTGCTGCCGCAGGAGGCCGACGCGGAGGGGGTCGGCACACTGGTCTGGCGGCGGGCCCGGCCCTTCCACCCCGAGCGGCTCTATGCCGCGCTGGAGGACCTGACCTGTGCGGCCGCCCGCAGCCGGGGCCGGTTCTGGCTGGCCGACCGCCCGGACACGCTGCTGTCCTGGGACGCGGCCGGCGGTGCGCTGTGTGTGGAGAACGCCGGGCCGTGGCTGGCCGCGCTGCCGGACGCCGCCTGGGAGATGGTGCCGCCGATGCGCCGGGCCGCCGCCGCGCTGGACTGGCATCCCGAGCACGGTGACCGCACCCAGCATCTGGTCTTCACCTCGCCGGGCCTGGACCGCGAGGGCCTGCGGTCCCTGCTGGACTCCTGCCTGCTCACCGACGCCGAGTTCGCGGGCGGCCCGCCGGCCTGGAAGAGCCTGCCGCCCGCCTTCGACGCCCTCCTCGACCCCGTTTCGTAA
- the rpsR gene encoding 30S ribosomal protein S18: protein MPRRHDPRRTPAPRRNPLDAAGITYVDYKDTDLLRKFLSDRGKIRSRRITRVTAQQQRQLARAIKNAREMALLPYASR, encoded by the coding sequence ATGCCCCGACGGCACGACCCGCGCCGGACGCCCGCGCCCCGCCGCAATCCGCTCGACGCGGCCGGCATCACCTACGTCGACTACAAGGACACCGATCTGCTGCGGAAGTTCCTCTCCGACCGCGGAAAGATCCGCAGCCGCCGGATCACCCGGGTCACCGCGCAACAACAGCGGCAGCTGGCCCGTGCGATCAAGAACGCCCGGGAGATGGCGCTGCTGCCCTACGCGTCGCGGTGA